One genomic window of Desulfovibrio gilichinskyi includes the following:
- a CDS encoding DMT family transporter, with protein sequence MSVFGFAWFLPAGVYDLLTVDLTTAGTIAWLAVVYYGVVVTVLAYLFWFAGIVLVPASVASVFAGVMPLSAVALSALILGEKLQWFHYAGCFFVLSGIFLISGVGSAGFKYRFKRKTPATTPAGD encoded by the coding sequence ATTTCAGTATTCGGGTTTGCATGGTTTTTACCCGCCGGAGTCTATGATCTGCTAACTGTTGATCTGACGACTGCCGGAACGATAGCCTGGCTGGCAGTCGTATATTACGGAGTGGTTGTCACCGTCTTAGCTTATCTTTTCTGGTTTGCCGGAATTGTTTTAGTGCCTGCATCTGTAGCAAGTGTGTTTGCAGGAGTTATGCCTCTCTCGGCTGTTGCTCTTTCCGCTTTGATTCTTGGAGAAAAGCTGCAATGGTTTCATTATGCTGGGTGTTTTTTTGTACTGAGTGGTATTTTTTTAATCTCCGGTGTCGGTTCTGCCGGATTCAAATATAGATTTAAAAGAAAAACCCCCGCAACAACCCCGGCTGGTGATTGA
- a CDS encoding helix-turn-helix domain-containing protein, producing MTADTFTHKDLSAVTGVSVTTIKSYRKKFPEFFMIAGHGKPLRFKKGADKLCLRIKELFANNLSSKQIRDKLLIEFESVKDNKPLSVSTKKSDESSLELEKLTRVTMQMMNGLAGLVTSQARAEQRLAKVEKKLTELIEKQEANSSGQDHLLSEIKEIISAASGLPQSEKVTAKKVITIKKEHGDSSSYTIESDSSPVYPENDFLELPVVIHSDKGDFLGMPGKPGHPFTLKELVDLVTTKKDINSIKIWRKQGVEWILSFKTPAGPLHELYFQRTRTPKGNIVSFFTRLDINSEPKDQPFLFSFFREVRDRIDEI from the coding sequence ATGACTGCAGACACATTTACTCATAAAGACCTTTCAGCAGTAACAGGTGTGTCTGTCACCACCATTAAAAGTTACCGCAAAAAATTTCCTGAATTTTTCATGATTGCAGGACACGGTAAACCCCTGCGCTTTAAAAAAGGTGCGGATAAACTTTGCCTGCGTATAAAAGAACTCTTTGCTAATAATTTATCGTCAAAGCAGATACGTGATAAACTTCTCATTGAATTTGAATCTGTTAAAGACAATAAGCCCTTATCGGTAAGCACGAAAAAAAGTGATGAATCCAGTTTAGAACTGGAAAAACTTACGCGCGTGACAATGCAGATGATGAACGGCTTGGCCGGTCTTGTAACTTCACAGGCAAGAGCTGAACAGCGGCTTGCAAAAGTTGAAAAAAAACTGACTGAACTTATTGAAAAGCAGGAAGCTAACAGCTCCGGCCAGGATCATTTACTTTCTGAGATAAAAGAAATTATCTCTGCAGCGAGCGGATTGCCGCAATCTGAAAAGGTTACTGCCAAAAAAGTTATTACTATTAAAAAAGAACATGGTGATTCCAGTTCATACACCATTGAATCCGACTCCAGCCCAGTTTATCCGGAAAACGACTTTCTTGAGCTTCCGGTAGTCATTCATTCTGATAAAGGTGATTTTCTCGGTATGCCCGGAAAACCCGGCCACCCCTTTACGCTGAAAGAACTTGTTGATCTCGTTACAACTAAAAAAGATATTAATTCCATTAAAATATGGCGCAAACAAGGAGTAGAATGGATTCTTTCATTCAAAACTCCGGCTGGCCCGCTCCACGAACTTTATTTTCAGCGCACAAGAACCCCTAAAGGAAACATTGTTTCATTCTTTACAAGGCTGGATATCAATTCAGAACCTAAAGACCAGCCGTTTCTTTTTTCTTTCTTCCGTGAAGTTCGTGACCGGATTGATGAGATCTGA
- a CDS encoding Fur family transcriptional regulator produces MKSAKDIFSEYLSKQRLKMTPQRRAILDAFLNEEGHVSSEELYNIIRQEDSSIGQATVYRTLKLLDESGIAKAVDFNDGVLRYEHKYGHAHHDHLVCEHCGKTIEAVDPEIEHLQEELAKKHGFVLSHHEMYLFGVCKECQDKSE; encoded by the coding sequence ATGAAATCAGCGAAAGACATTTTTTCAGAATATCTGTCCAAACAGAGACTAAAAATGACCCCTCAGAGAAGAGCCATCCTTGACGCTTTTCTGAATGAAGAAGGTCATGTTTCGTCTGAAGAACTGTACAATATTATCCGTCAGGAAGACTCTTCCATCGGACAGGCAACTGTTTACCGTACTTTAAAACTCCTCGACGAATCCGGCATTGCTAAAGCTGTTGATTTTAATGATGGTGTGCTCCGTTACGAGCATAAATATGGTCATGCACATCACGACCATCTAGTTTGCGAACATTGCGGCAAGACTATAGAAGCCGTAGATCCTGAAATTGAACATCTTCAGGAAGAACTAGCTAAAAAGCACGGATTTGTGCTTTCCCATCATGAAATGTACCTCTTCGGCGTTTGCAAGGAGTGTCAGGACAAAAGCGAATAA
- a CDS encoding glutamine synthetase family protein, with translation MDAPVFNCKNADDVLKAVRDYNISFVQFWFVDILGTLKSFQITPKELESAFEEGMGFDGSSILGFTRIEESDMIALPDPTTFQMCSWRPTDRPVARMFCDIQNPDGTPYEGDSRWVLKKTLDKAADRGFTFYVGPELEFFLFENEKGTKIIDKGGYFDAPPLDLGNDIRRDIIFSLEQMGYDVEYSHHEVAPSQHEIDLRYSEGMRMADTAMTYRVIVKEVARKHGIYATFMPKPMYGVNGSGMHVHQSLFKNGRNVFFDANDEYHLSPEGKSYIAGILKHCPEFTCVTNQWVNSYKRLVPGYEAPVYVAWARKNRSTLVRVPMYKPGKEGATRMELRSPDPAANPYLCFAVMLEAGLKGIDEGYKLPSPIEENVFAMDPPTLAEHGITALPGNLYEAAVAMKKSELVKECLGDHIHSNLYKNKIKEWDAYRTQVTEYELNTYLPVL, from the coding sequence ATGGATGCGCCTGTCTTTAATTGCAAAAATGCGGATGATGTTCTTAAAGCTGTACGGGACTACAATATCAGCTTTGTTCAATTCTGGTTTGTTGATATTCTCGGTACGCTGAAAAGCTTTCAGATTACTCCTAAAGAACTGGAATCAGCTTTTGAGGAAGGAATGGGATTTGACGGATCATCAATTCTCGGTTTCACCAGAATCGAAGAATCAGACATGATAGCTTTACCTGATCCGACAACTTTTCAAATGTGCTCATGGCGACCGACCGACCGACCTGTGGCCCGTATGTTCTGCGATATTCAAAATCCTGACGGCACTCCTTACGAAGGGGACAGCAGGTGGGTTCTTAAAAAGACACTCGATAAAGCCGCGGACAGAGGTTTCACTTTCTATGTAGGACCGGAACTCGAATTCTTCCTGTTTGAAAATGAAAAGGGAACTAAGATCATTGATAAAGGCGGTTACTTCGATGCGCCTCCACTTGACCTCGGCAACGACATCCGTCGCGACATCATTTTCTCTCTCGAACAGATGGGATATGACGTCGAATACAGCCACCACGAAGTAGCCCCGAGCCAGCATGAAATTGATCTTCGCTATTCCGAAGGTATGAGAATGGCCGATACGGCTATGACCTACCGCGTAATAGTTAAAGAAGTTGCCCGTAAACACGGCATCTACGCTACTTTCATGCCTAAACCGATGTATGGCGTTAACGGTTCTGGCATGCACGTTCACCAGTCTTTATTTAAGAACGGAAGAAACGTATTTTTCGATGCCAATGATGAATACCACCTCAGCCCTGAAGGCAAAAGCTACATCGCCGGTATTTTGAAACATTGCCCAGAATTCACCTGCGTAACCAACCAGTGGGTAAACTCCTACAAACGGCTTGTTCCGGGATACGAAGCTCCTGTTTACGTAGCATGGGCCAGAAAAAACCGTTCTACTCTGGTACGTGTTCCCATGTATAAACCGGGTAAAGAAGGCGCAACCAGAATGGAACTGCGCTCTCCTGATCCGGCAGCAAATCCGTATCTATGCTTTGCTGTTATGCTTGAAGCTGGCCTTAAGGGAATTGATGAAGGGTACAAACTTCCTTCACCTATCGAAGAAAACGTTTTTGCAATGGATCCTCCGACTCTCGCAGAACACGGAATCACAGCTCTTCCCGGCAATTTATATGAAGCTGCAGTGGCAATGAAGAAAAGTGAACTGGTCAAAGAATGTCTCGGCGATCACATTCACAGCAATCTATACAAAAATAAAATCAAAGAATGGGATGCTTACAGAACTCAGGTTACTGAGTATGAATTAAATACATACCTTCCGGTTCTTTAA
- the hisG gene encoding ATP phosphoribosyltransferase, with protein sequence MSNMLKIGLPKGSLQDATINLFEKSGWKINLHPRNYFPDVNDDELTCAMCRAQEISQYVENGTLDVGLTGKDWILENQSDVVEVSNLIYSKVSNRQAHWVLAVAGDSPYKTAQDLAGKRISTELMGFTKRYFESINVPVEVSYSWGATEAKVVEGLCDAIVEVTETGTTIKANGLRIISELMATNTMLIANKKAWADPWKRKKIENINLLLQGALKAQKMVGLKMNMPKAVLPEAMKVMPSLNSPTVAELSDASWVSVEIMIEEIAVRELIPELISMGAEGIIEYPLNKVI encoded by the coding sequence ATGTCCAATATGCTAAAAATCGGTCTGCCGAAAGGCTCCCTGCAAGATGCAACAATCAATCTTTTCGAAAAATCCGGCTGGAAAATAAATCTGCACCCCCGCAATTATTTCCCTGATGTAAACGATGATGAACTGACATGTGCCATGTGCCGTGCGCAGGAAATTTCTCAGTACGTTGAAAACGGAACTCTCGATGTAGGTTTGACCGGAAAAGACTGGATCCTTGAGAATCAGTCGGATGTTGTTGAAGTTTCCAACCTTATTTACTCAAAGGTAAGTAATCGCCAAGCACACTGGGTTTTAGCCGTTGCAGGGGATTCTCCTTACAAAACTGCTCAGGATCTTGCCGGAAAAAGAATCTCCACAGAACTTATGGGATTCACCAAAAGATACTTTGAATCGATCAACGTTCCGGTTGAAGTTTCATACTCATGGGGAGCAACTGAAGCCAAGGTTGTAGAAGGTCTTTGCGATGCTATTGTTGAAGTTACCGAAACAGGTACAACCATCAAAGCAAACGGACTTCGCATCATATCCGAACTGATGGCCACAAACACAATGCTCATCGCCAACAAAAAGGCATGGGCTGACCCTTGGAAGCGTAAAAAGATTGAAAACATCAACTTGCTTTTACAGGGCGCGCTTAAAGCTCAGAAGATGGTCGGCCTTAAGATGAATATGCCGAAAGCTGTTCTTCCTGAAGCAATGAAAGTTATGCCTAGCCTCAATTCACCGACGGTTGCAGAGCTATCCGATGCATCATGGGTTTCAGTTGAAATCATGATTGAAGAAATCGCCGTTCGCGAACTCATCCCCGAACTTATCTCAATGGGAGCAGAAGGCATCATTGAGTATCCGCTTAACAAAGTAATCTAG
- a CDS encoding FliG C-terminal domain-containing protein: protein MIKISDLKTDQRLESLTLMPDYYLQEVFTRDISNETTAKILAAFSDQSREIILSNLNKIRREKVSSLLHAYAAEKLPLSLTDVEQACEALLDRVEDLVNSGFIRQGQAGDIEASFFDMSAEMINFSDSLPIFNFNQNDLHDLISWWNLAAKNNKSLFGKKPEVQNLILERLDDVFSSSIFRLSIDDNSDAQVLEESKKLRSQILADYKKRTDLIETFLLSLSSNQKSNELSSKFALFFSDSETIKERLIKHAPLLLYPSVTEHLPPEDIAMSLFKLKLLVEEKGHAEMEKFTQKVDDQFLRKGLSLIFAKIDDEYLQKILSERKKAYTLELEIKLKMITDAVICIRNNVSPYILLELMSSYTVYDFQE, encoded by the coding sequence ATGATCAAAATATCTGATCTCAAGACCGATCAAAGGCTGGAATCACTTACATTGATGCCGGATTATTATCTTCAGGAAGTATTCACCCGTGACATAAGTAATGAAACCACAGCAAAAATACTTGCTGCCTTTTCTGACCAATCACGGGAAATTATTCTTTCAAATTTAAACAAAATCCGCCGGGAAAAAGTTTCTTCTTTACTACATGCGTACGCCGCAGAAAAATTACCGCTTTCTTTAACTGATGTTGAACAAGCCTGTGAAGCATTGCTTGACAGAGTAGAAGATCTGGTAAACTCAGGATTCATCAGGCAGGGCCAAGCAGGAGATATTGAAGCTTCCTTTTTTGATATGTCAGCAGAAATGATAAATTTTTCTGATTCACTCCCAATATTTAATTTCAATCAAAATGACTTACACGACCTTATTTCATGGTGGAATCTGGCGGCAAAGAACAACAAAAGTCTTTTCGGAAAGAAACCTGAAGTTCAAAATCTCATTTTAGAACGGCTGGATGACGTATTCAGCTCATCAATTTTCAGACTATCGATCGATGACAACAGCGACGCACAGGTTCTTGAAGAATCAAAAAAATTACGCTCTCAAATTTTAGCTGATTATAAAAAACGGACAGATTTAATTGAAACTTTTCTTCTCTCGCTAAGCAGCAATCAAAAATCAAATGAGCTATCTTCAAAATTCGCACTATTCTTTTCGGACAGTGAAACGATAAAGGAACGTTTAATAAAACACGCTCCTCTTCTGCTTTATCCGTCAGTAACGGAGCACCTTCCACCGGAAGATATTGCAATGAGTCTTTTTAAACTGAAGCTTCTGGTGGAAGAAAAAGGACATGCGGAAATGGAAAAATTCACCCAGAAAGTTGATGATCAATTTCTGCGTAAAGGGTTATCACTGATTTTCGCAAAAATTGATGATGAATATCTGCAAAAGATACTAAGCGAGCGCAAAAAAGCGTATACACTGGAACTTGAAATCAAGCTTAAAATGATAACTGACGCTGTTATATGCATAAGAAACAACGTCAGCCCGTATATATTGCTGGAACTTATGAGCAGCTATACTGTCTATGATTTTCAGGAGTAA
- a CDS encoding sigma-54-dependent transcriptional regulator, protein MATNILILDDELNYLLILEAMLSDEGYKITALSDPETGLAFLDESEVDLVITDMKMPKLTGSDVLAHVKKNFPYIPVIIMTAFGSIESAVEAMKIGAFDYITKPFANEELLLSVTKAAQFAKTQQENRMLREQIKDRYSPNNIIGRSKPMLHVFEMIHKAAPGNSTVLITGESGTGKELVAQALHQSSPRCDNPFVSVNCMALSAGVLESELFGHEKGSFTGAVALRRGRFEMADKGTLFLDEIGELSHDMQVKLLRVLQEKTIERVGGVDSIKIDIRIVAATNKNLKQAVENGTFREDLYYRLNVVSIELPPLRERREDIPFMIDHFLAKYSADNNKTFEGFSPAAMDYMSAYEWPGNVRQLQNVIERCVVLTSGTVIKTDDLPAEIKDEETQFKSAVDLLPTKINLAQALDKIEATLVRRALVQSNFVKVDAAEMLGLSKSLLQYKLKKYNISGK, encoded by the coding sequence ATGGCTACTAATATTTTGATACTTGATGATGAACTGAACTACCTTCTCATTTTGGAAGCAATGCTTTCAGATGAAGGGTATAAGATTACTGCGCTTTCAGACCCCGAAACAGGGTTGGCTTTTCTTGATGAATCAGAAGTTGATCTGGTTATAACCGATATGAAGATGCCCAAGCTTACCGGAAGCGATGTGCTGGCACATGTTAAAAAGAATTTTCCATACATCCCTGTGATAATTATGACTGCGTTCGGGTCTATTGAATCAGCTGTTGAAGCCATGAAAATAGGGGCTTTTGACTATATTACCAAGCCGTTCGCCAATGAAGAGTTGCTGCTTTCAGTCACTAAAGCGGCTCAATTTGCAAAAACGCAGCAGGAAAATAGAATGCTGCGTGAACAGATTAAAGATCGCTATTCTCCGAACAATATCATCGGCCGTTCAAAACCGATGCTTCATGTTTTTGAAATGATTCATAAGGCTGCCCCCGGTAATTCCACAGTTCTTATTACCGGAGAATCCGGTACCGGTAAGGAGTTGGTTGCGCAGGCTTTACATCAATCTTCCCCGCGCTGTGATAATCCTTTTGTTTCGGTAAACTGCATGGCTTTGAGCGCAGGAGTTCTTGAAAGCGAACTCTTTGGTCATGAGAAGGGGTCTTTCACCGGGGCAGTGGCTCTAAGGCGCGGACGCTTTGAAATGGCTGATAAGGGCACATTGTTTCTGGATGAGATAGGTGAACTTTCTCATGATATGCAGGTTAAACTTTTAAGAGTCTTGCAGGAAAAAACAATTGAACGTGTCGGCGGAGTTGATTCGATTAAAATTGATATCCGCATTGTTGCAGCGACTAATAAAAATTTAAAGCAGGCTGTTGAAAACGGTACTTTCCGCGAAGATCTTTACTACAGGTTAAATGTTGTAAGTATTGAACTGCCTCCTCTTCGTGAGCGCAGGGAAGACATTCCTTTTATGATTGATCATTTTCTGGCTAAGTATTCTGCTGATAATAATAAAACATTTGAAGGTTTTTCACCAGCTGCGATGGATTATATGTCTGCCTATGAATGGCCGGGAAACGTTCGCCAACTTCAAAATGTTATTGAACGGTGCGTTGTTCTTACTTCAGGTACAGTGATTAAAACTGACGATCTTCCTGCTGAAATTAAAGACGAAGAAACACAGTTTAAAAGTGCTGTCGATTTGTTGCCGACCAAAATAAATCTGGCTCAGGCTTTAGATAAAATTGAAGCAACGCTTGTCCGCAGAGCTTTGGTGCAAAGTAATTTTGTTAAAGTAGACGCCGCAGAAATGCTGGGCCTTTCTAAAAGTCTGCTTCAGTACAAGCTTAAAAAATACAATATAAGCGGGAAGTAA
- the hisI gene encoding phosphoribosyl-AMP cyclohydrolase has translation MIKPDFEKMNGLVPAIAQDAETGEVLMMAYMNEESWNKTIETGEAHYWSRSRQTLWHKGGTSGHVQKIRSIRIDCDDDTLVLLIEQIGGAACHKGYRSCFFRELKDGEVTECSPFIFDPKEVYK, from the coding sequence ATGATTAAGCCTGATTTTGAAAAAATGAACGGACTAGTGCCTGCCATTGCACAGGATGCTGAAACAGGAGAAGTCCTGATGATGGCATACATGAATGAAGAATCGTGGAATAAAACCATTGAGACAGGTGAAGCACATTACTGGAGCAGAAGCCGTCAAACTCTCTGGCATAAAGGCGGCACATCCGGTCATGTACAGAAAATAAGGTCCATCAGAATTGATTGCGATGATGATACTTTGGTACTGCTGATCGAACAGATCGGCGGAGCTGCGTGCCACAAAGGTTACAGAAGCTGCTTTTTCCGTGAACTGAAGGATGGCGAAGTTACAGAATGTTCACCCTTTATCTTTGACCCCAAGGAGGTTTATAAATAA
- a CDS encoding ATP-binding protein: MDSKAKDPQIQSFQLVKLLSWTLLVVIVASSLGLSVFLAKHADETLLEKQKEFALLQAENLNHQIYRRFILPTVIGYGKIGLKNEEQMTRLDQVIRSTIHSFKVSEVRIYDPNLIVSYSLNKENIGKTNLGGELIKNVIDSGKPKYEFISKESTVEAIFDFNMRPGTMLLKIVYPLRSEQSLKIDENIIIGALVFTQDITEDYQSVINFERLILFTSCCSALILFATIMAIIKRADIINQQRIKDRQLFEKELNQSEKLASIGRMVSGVAHEIRNPLGIISSSSELLLKRMKEADPINIKILSAIHEECKRLSRTVSDFLDYARPRKLTLVSIDPAELLDKIAVFMDANCHESGIEIKREYVHGHIVCADEDLLYRAFYNLVGNAVQAVEKNGCIHISIKEVADGISVVFSDTGPGFKSEIVDKVKDPFFTTKDSGTGLGLAIVNNIVKSHDGRFTLGNNPEGGARLEVFLSTKHEC, encoded by the coding sequence TTGGATTCTAAAGCTAAAGATCCACAGATTCAGTCGTTTCAATTAGTTAAGTTGCTATCATGGACGCTCTTGGTCGTAATTGTAGCTAGTAGTTTAGGGCTTTCTGTTTTTCTTGCAAAACATGCGGATGAAACTCTTCTGGAAAAACAGAAGGAATTTGCTTTGTTGCAGGCTGAAAACCTTAATCATCAAATATATAGAAGATTTATTCTTCCGACAGTTATCGGTTATGGTAAAATAGGGCTTAAAAATGAAGAACAGATGACTCGGCTGGATCAGGTTATCCGTTCCACAATTCACAGTTTTAAAGTCAGCGAAGTAAGAATTTACGATCCTAATCTTATTGTTTCGTATTCGTTGAATAAGGAAAATATCGGTAAGACAAATTTAGGCGGCGAGCTTATTAAAAATGTTATCGACAGCGGTAAGCCTAAATATGAATTTATAAGTAAAGAATCTACAGTCGAAGCAATTTTTGATTTTAACATGCGCCCGGGAACGATGCTTTTAAAGATTGTTTATCCGCTGCGTTCCGAACAGAGTTTGAAAATTGATGAGAATATAATTATAGGTGCTTTGGTCTTTACTCAGGACATTACAGAGGATTATCAGTCTGTTATAAATTTTGAAAGATTGATTCTTTTTACCTCTTGTTGCTCGGCACTTATTTTGTTTGCAACTATCATGGCAATCATCAAACGCGCTGATATAATTAACCAACAACGTATTAAAGATCGCCAGCTTTTTGAGAAAGAACTTAACCAGAGTGAAAAGCTTGCAAGTATCGGGCGAATGGTTTCCGGCGTTGCACATGAAATACGTAATCCTCTTGGAATAATAAGTTCGAGTTCAGAATTGCTTCTTAAAAGAATGAAAGAGGCTGATCCGATAAATATCAAAATACTTTCGGCTATTCATGAGGAATGCAAAAGACTGAGTAGAACTGTCAGTGATTTTCTGGATTATGCAAGACCGCGTAAACTCACTTTAGTTTCAATTGATCCGGCTGAGTTACTAGATAAAATAGCTGTATTTATGGATGCGAATTGTCATGAAAGCGGCATTGAAATTAAACGTGAGTATGTGCATGGACACATAGTATGCGCTGATGAAGATTTGCTATACCGGGCTTTTTATAATCTTGTAGGAAACGCTGTGCAGGCTGTTGAGAAAAACGGCTGTATACATATTTCCATAAAAGAAGTTGCAGACGGGATATCAGTTGTTTTTTCTGATACAGGGCCTGGTTTTAAATCTGAAATAGTCGACAAAGTTAAAGATCCTTTTTTTACAACCAAAGACAGTGGCACAGGGCTGGGGCTTGCCATTGTTAATAATATTGTGAAAAGCCATGATGGACGGTTTACTTTAGGAAATAATCCAGAAGGCGGGGCGCGGTTAGAAGTATTTTTATCCACAAAACATGAGTGTTAG
- the nhaA gene encoding Na+/H+ antiporter NhaA: MSKQRVSIQGDRPVIEKMLLPFNQFVKIESSGGVVLILCTIVALIWANSPFAHFYETFKNIPLTVGVGEFVLSKPAILWINDGLMAVFFFLVGLEIKREVLVGELNSLRQASLPICAAFGGMVVPALIYAFFNQGTPSEGGWGIPMATDIAFSLGVLSLLGDRVPMSLKIFLTAIAIVDDIGAILVIAVFYSTGVSLWIIGVGLFFFLLMIMLNKMGVRAPLPYLILGIFMWLAFLKSGVHATVAGVLAAMTIPASTTICCKDFAFSVRKSLSEYEAAGGNSPVTLSNKQMLSSLSEMHEDIMMASPPSKRIEHNLHYYVAFAIMPIFALANAGINFSTGGGGSGLDIFHPVSIGIFLGLIVGKTIGICLASWLAITIGIADKPDNMQSGHFVGAALLAGIGFTMSIFITNLAWKDSATFIVDAKFSILAASVVAGLLGFLVLRSCRLAAKCEA; this comes from the coding sequence ATGAGTAAGCAAAGAGTTAGCATTCAGGGTGATCGGCCTGTTATTGAAAAAATGCTGCTTCCGTTTAATCAATTTGTAAAAATTGAATCATCCGGAGGAGTCGTTCTTATACTTTGCACTATTGTTGCTTTGATATGGGCTAACTCCCCGTTTGCTCATTTTTATGAAACTTTTAAAAATATTCCTCTTACTGTCGGGGTCGGTGAATTTGTTCTTTCAAAACCTGCGATTCTTTGGATCAACGACGGCCTTATGGCTGTGTTTTTCTTTCTTGTAGGGCTTGAAATTAAACGTGAGGTTTTGGTAGGCGAACTGAACTCTCTGAGGCAGGCTTCCCTGCCTATTTGCGCAGCCTTCGGCGGAATGGTTGTTCCTGCTCTTATTTATGCTTTCTTTAATCAGGGTACACCTTCTGAAGGCGGATGGGGCATCCCCATGGCTACGGACATTGCGTTCAGCCTCGGCGTACTGTCGCTTTTAGGGGACAGGGTGCCTATGAGCTTGAAAATTTTCCTTACAGCAATCGCAATTGTTGATGACATCGGGGCAATTCTGGTTATTGCTGTTTTTTATTCAACCGGAGTGTCTCTGTGGATTATAGGTGTCGGCCTGTTTTTCTTTTTGCTGATGATCATGCTGAACAAAATGGGTGTTCGGGCTCCGCTTCCTTATTTAATTCTTGGTATATTTATGTGGCTGGCGTTCTTAAAAAGCGGCGTCCATGCAACTGTTGCCGGAGTGCTTGCTGCAATGACAATTCCTGCTTCCACAACTATTTGCTGTAAGGATTTTGCTTTTTCAGTCCGTAAAAGTTTATCGGAATATGAAGCTGCGGGCGGCAACAGTCCGGTTACTCTTTCAAATAAACAGATGCTTTCTTCACTTTCGGAGATGCATGAAGATATAATGATGGCTTCACCCCCATCAAAAAGAATTGAGCATAATCTTCATTACTATGTGGCTTTTGCTATTATGCCTATATTTGCTCTTGCAAATGCAGGTATAAATTTTTCAACTGGTGGCGGGGGAAGCGGGCTGGATATTTTTCATCCGGTAAGCATCGGGATTTTTTTGGGTCTTATTGTTGGTAAAACTATCGGAATTTGCCTTGCCAGTTGGCTGGCTATTACTATCGGAATTGCAGATAAACCTGACAATATGCAGTCTGGACATTTTGTGGGCGCTGCTTTGCTGGCAGGTATCGGATTTACTATGTCTATCTTCATTACAAATCTGGCATGGAAGGACAGTGCAACGTTTATTGTGGATGCAAAGTTCAGTATTCTCGCCGCATCCGTTGTTGCAGGTCTTTTAGGATTTCTGGTTTTGCGTAGTTGCCGCCTTGCAGCAAAGTGTGAGGCATAG
- a CDS encoding DUF3431 domain-containing protein — protein sequence MLLEFSKDQLQIVIARYSENIEWLKAFNRFAIVYNKGETIVDGAVVLPNIGREGHTYLTHIVRNYYDLPEYTVFLQGSPFFHMKEGADCAKLADIINESLTKKVPFKGFAWFRLRCDRLGRPHQMSDPASKGKWSGWGKDIPVGEVYEKLFNRTPPEQFIASAATGLFMVRKDRILTRSLEFYKTALSIIEADPCDEHNTGHAFERLWQVIFNGSKAINP from the coding sequence ATGTTATTAGAGTTCAGTAAAGATCAATTACAGATAGTGATAGCTCGCTACAGTGAAAATATTGAATGGTTAAAAGCGTTTAATCGTTTCGCAATTGTTTACAACAAAGGTGAAACTATTGTTGACGGGGCCGTTGTCCTGCCGAATATCGGTAGAGAAGGACATACATATCTGACACATATTGTTAGAAATTATTATGACCTCCCGGAATATACAGTCTTTTTGCAGGGTTCTCCTTTTTTCCATATGAAAGAAGGAGCTGATTGCGCAAAACTTGCGGATATTATTAATGAATCTCTTACTAAAAAAGTTCCTTTTAAAGGTTTTGCGTGGTTCCGGCTCAGGTGTGATCGTCTGGGAAGGCCACACCAAATGTCTGACCCTGCAAGTAAGGGAAAATGGTCCGGCTGGGGCAAAGATATTCCTGTAGGCGAGGTTTATGAAAAATTATTCAATAGAACCCCTCCTGAGCAATTTATTGCGAGCGCGGCGACAGGACTTTTTATGGTTCGCAAGGATAGAATTCTTACCCGTTCCTTGGAATTTTACAAAACGGCACTTTCAATTATTGAGGCTGATCCATGTGATGAGCATAATACAGGGCATGCTTTTGAACGATTATGGCAGGTTATTTTCAACGGCAGTAAAGCTATAAATCCTTAA